One genomic window of Solanum dulcamara chromosome 12, daSolDulc1.2, whole genome shotgun sequence includes the following:
- the LOC129875845 gene encoding uncharacterized protein LOC129875845: MAEVLDNELPEKLSHNHQLYLSASDTSGVMLISIQLTGSENYSVWSRSMRIAILGRISKELLSGIVYSSDASSVWNDLKERFDKVDGSRIFQLHREIATTTQGTSSISEYFTKLRLLWAEFDSLAPFPGCDCKKSHDFEEFMKRQKLLQFLMGLNESYEQSRGQILMLVPLPSGHLKVDCYKLHGYPPDYKFRRKPNGPNSIHTRDGDIRNNGYQVMRDETRGRVYNVKEEAPKLPGESERKCLIMRLTEEQSYLMILRDLSSGKVLEIGREKEGLYLLKHRIRKPQDKQQLLRGLIATKNNIDIMLWHRRMGHASVGAIQKLLDIDHDDYKQTLDKCELCPLAKHTRMSFPVSNTKSSTVFDLMHLDLWGPFHVQTVDGYRLFLTIVDDHSRMTWIYLLKLKSDVVVVLRNFIQLIQTQFNKTIKVFRSDNGSEFVNSECMQLLLDNGIMHQRSCVYTPQQNGVVERKHRYILELARAIRFQGAFPLKFWGYCVLGAVYMINRLPSVALKGRTPFEVFHGHRCSLNHLRTLGCLCYAKKLPSGHKFDPRAVPAVHMGYSSLTKGYILYSLVTHSFFLSRDVLFKEDIFPFRTETHTSPIFLSPSTDPFISEPQAILPAEVFSDPVPLNDLSADEVPISAVPAAPASSIDVPTIRTFSRQRKQPTWMTDYVSNNVAARTPYPLSHVMSHANLSPSYQQYLTAFSCITEPKSYHEACSNPHWIQAMKEEIQALEDNHTWKLVSLPPGKHPIGCRWVYKVKFRADGQIERYKARLIAKGYNQREGLDYLETFSPVVKMVTVRSMKGILMNQRKYALEMIEEVGLTGAKPSWTPLDINIKLTTTEVDEAAGITNDPILEDIRPYQRLIGRLLYLTLTRPDICFAVQTLSQFLQKPKRSHMEAALKIVRYIKRNPALGILISSRNENKLTGYCDADWASCPNTRRSVTRYLIKHGGSLISWKSKKQTTISRSSAESEYRSMASTVSEIIWIVGLYKELGEELEMLVELFCDSKAALQIAANPVYHERTKHIEIDCHFIREKIQKGLIKPLFLGTHEQQADIMTKGLHRSQHEYLVSKLGETTMAVPDQIDAAMNYIESLKMNLKNKKHLEELKMGLKRAQSLNPTNEPGPSTK, from the exons ATGGCAGAGGTTTTGGACAATGAGCTACCAGAAAAGCTCAGTCATAATCACCAACTATATCTGAGTGCTTCGGATACTTCCGGAGTGATGTTAATCTCTATTCAGTTGACCGGATCTGAAAACTATTCGGTTTGGAGTCGTTCAATGCGAATCGCTATACTTGGACGCA TATCGAAAGAGTTACTAAGTGGAATCGTATATTCTTCTGATGCAAGCTCTGTGTGGAATGATCTGAAGGAGCGCTTTGATAAGGTCGATGGATCGAGGATCTTCCAGCTGCACAGAGAAATTGCAACCACAACTCAAGGCACGAGTAGCATTTCTGAGTATTTTACTAAGCTGCGTTTGCTGTGGGCTGAGTTTGACAGCCTAGCCCCCTTTCCTGGATGTGATTGCAAGAAATCGCATGATTTTGAGGAGTTTATGAAGAGACAAAAATTGCTGCAATTTTTAATGGGACTGAATGAATCGTATGAACAATCTCGAGGTCAGATTTTAATGTTAGTCCCACTTCCATC AGGTCACCTAAAAGTGGATTGCTACAAATTGCATGGCTATCCTCCAGATTACAAATTTAGAAGAAAACCAAATGGTCCCAATTCCATTCACACACGTGATGGAGATATTAGAAACAATGGCTACCAAGTGATGAGAGATGAAACTAGAGGAAGAGTATACAATGTGAAGGAAGAAGCTCCCAAATTGCCTGGGGAATCAGAGAGAAAATGCCTGATAATGAGGCTTACAGAAGAACAGTCGTACCTCATGATTCTGAGG GACCTCTCAAGTGGGAAGGTGTTGGAGATTGGTAGAGAGAAGGAAGGCCTTTATTTGTTGAAGCACAGGATAAGAAAACCACAAGACAAGCAACAATTGCTAAGAGGGTTGATTGCTACAAAGAATAACATAGACATCATGTTATGGCACAGAAGAATGGGTCATGCCTCTGTTGGTGCAATACAGAAGCTCCTGGATATTGATCATGATGATTACAAACAAACTTTAGACAAATGTGAATTGTGTCCTCTTGCTAAACATACTAGAATGTCTTTTCCTGTTAGTAACACTAAGTCTTCTACtgtttttgatttgatgcatttggATTTGTGGGGTCCTTTTCATGTTCAAACTGTTGATGGATATAGGTTGTTTTTGACCATTGTTGATGATCATTCACGTATGACCTGGATATATTTGCTCAAACTTAAAAGTGATGTTGTAGTAGTACTTCGAAATTTTATACAACTGATTCAAACTCAGTTCAATAAAACCATTAAAGTGTTCAGGTCAGACAATGGATCTGAGTTTGTCAATTCAGAATGTATGCAGCTGCTTCTGGACAATGGGATAATGCATCAAAGAAGTTGTGTCTATACCCCTCAACAGAATGGAGTAGTTGAAAGAAAACATAGATACATTTTGGAATTGGCCAGAGCAATCAGATTTCAAGGAGCTTTTCCTTTGAAGTTTTGGGGATATTGTGTTTTAGGGGCTGTTTATATGATAAATAGATTGCCCTCAGTTGCCTTGAAGGGGAGAACACCTTTTGAGGTATTTCATGGTCACAGATGTTCTCTTAATCACCTCAGAACTTTAGGTTGTTTATGCTATGCCAAGAAGCTGCCATCAGGTCATAAATTTGACCCAAGAGCTGTGCCTGCAGTACACATGGGATATTCTTCATTGACTAAAGGCTATATATTATACAGTCTGGTCACTCATTCTTTTTTCTTATCTAGAGATGTACTCTTCAAAGAAGATATTTTTCCATTTAGGACAGAGACACACACTAGTCCTATCTTCCTAAGTCCTTCTACAGATCCCTTTATATCTGAGCCACAGGCCATTCTCCCTGCTGAGGTATTTTCTGACCCTGTCCCCTTGAATGATCTTTCTGCTGATGAAGTTCCTATTAGTGCAGTTCCTGCTGCCCCTGCTTCTTCCATTGATGTACCAACTATTAGAACTTTTTCCAGACAAAGAAAGCAGCCTACTTGGATGACAGATTATGTTTCCAACAATGTTGCAGCAAGAACTCCATATCCCCTTTCTCATGTGATGAGCCATGCCAATCTCTCTCCTTCTTATCAGCAGTATCTAACTGCCTTTTCTTGTATTACAGAACCAAAATCCTATCATGAAGCTTGCTCAAATCCTCATTGGATTCAAGCTATGAAAGAAGAAATTCAGGCCCTTGAAGATAATCATACTTGGAAGCTAGTTTCACTACCTCCAGGTAAGCATCCCATTGGCTGCAGATGGGTTTACAAAGTGAAATTCAGAGCTGATGGTCAAATTGAAAGATATAAGGCCAGATTGATTGCAAAAGGCTATAATCAAAGGGAGGGACTTGACTACCTAGAGACTTTTTCTCCTGTCGTGAAGATGGTCACAGTAAGGA GCA TGAAGGGAATATTAATGAACCAAAGGAAGTATGCCTTGGAAATGATTGAAGAAGTGGGTCTAACTGGAGCTAAACCATCATGGACACCACTGGATATCAATATTAAGTTGACAACTACAGAAGTGGATGAAGCAGCAGGAATAACAAATGATCCAATATTGGAGGACATCAGACCATATCAGAGATTGATTGGAAGGTTACTATACTTGACATTAACCAGGCCAGATATTTGTTTTGCAGTTCAAACCTTGAGCCAATTTTTGCAGAAGCCAAAAAGATCCCATATGGAAGCAGCATTGAAGATAGTGAGATACATAAAGAGAAATCCTGCCCTGGGAATATTGATTAGTAGCAGAAATGAGAACAAACTGACAGGATATTGTGATGCGGATTGGGCATCGTGCCCAAATACTAGAAGATCAGTTACAAGATATTTGATCAAACATGGTGGATCCTTGATTTCTTGGAAGTCAAAGAAGCAAACAACCATCTCAAGAAGTTCAGCAGAATCAGAGTACAGGAGCATGGCTTCTACTGTTTCTGAAATAATATGGATTGTTGGATTATATAAAGAGCTAGGTGAAGAATTGGAAATGCTAGTGGAGCTCTTTTGCGACAGTAAAGCAGCATTGCAGATAGCGGCAAATCCGGTATATCATGAGAGAACGAAACATATAGAAATAGACTGCCATTTCATTAGAGAGAAGATCCAAAAGGGCCTAATTAAGCCTTTGTTTTTGGGTACGCATGAACAACAGGCAGATATAATGACAAAAGGGCTGCACAGATCACAACATGAATATCTTGTTTCCAAGCTGGGG GAAACAACAATGGCAGTGCCAGATCAAATAGATGCAGCAATGAATTACATAGAAAGCTTGAAAATGaatttgaagaacaagaagcactTGGAAGAATTGAAAATGGGCCTAAAGAGGGCCCAATCACTCAATCCAACTAATGAGCCCGGCCCAAGTACTAAGTGA